The DNA sequence GCGGCGGATTTCTTCCAAAGTTTCCGGGGTCATCTCATCGAAGCTCGGCGGCACGTTGAAGGATTCGGTCTGAAACGATTTGGCTTTGACCTTCAGTGCGATTTCTTTGTGCTGCTCGGCCCCCGATTGGGAGATCGCCTTCAGCCGGAGCTTCGATAGCGTGGGCTTGGCTTCGACATCCGCGCCGATCAGCGCGGCGAACTTGCCATCGCCGTTTGGAAAGAAAAAAACTTTTTGCTTGCCCCAGTTTCCTTCCACGGTCGCCAAATCCGCGCCGCTCATTTTTATCTCGACCAGCTCGCCTTGTTTTACTTCAATCGATCTTGGCCAGATCACCTTGCCGGTTTCGCCAGCCTGAGCGAGCGCGGAGCCGATAGCGAAGGAGATTAGCAACGTGAGCAAAGCCAGCGCCGTCATTCCTTCCCCTCCACGCGGCACAGCGCTTTTCCTTGGGCGAAAGTGATGCGCAGGCGATCGCCGAGCGCCAATTCGGCGCCGTCTTTAACGATTCGCTCTCCGGGAAGTTTATGGGCGATGCTGTAACCGCGCTCAAGCACCGCTAACGGACTGAGCGCAGCCAATCGTCCGGCGCCCTGGGCGAGGCGGTCTTTGAATTGGCGCAGCTTTTCCTGGAAGCGGCGCAGCAAATCAATCGACAGCTCGTCCAACCGTTGCTGATTTTCTCTGAGCTTGCGGCCGGGATCGGCGAGCCGTTTGGCCAAACCGGCGCAGGCTTCGCGCAACGTCAATAATTTGAATTCGATATTCTTTAGGAGCTGCTCTTGCAGCAACTCGACTTGATCGATCAAATCGGCCTTGCGCGGCACGACCATCTCTGCCGCCGCCGTCGGTGTCGGCGCGCGCCGGTCGGCGACGAAATCGGCGATGGTGAAATCGACTTCATGCCCCACCGCGGAAACAACGGGAACCTCGGAAGCGAAGATCGCCCGGGCGACGATCTCTTCATTGAACGCCCAGAGATCTTCCAGCGAACCGCCGCCGCGCCCGACGATCATCACGTCCACGCCGCCCAAGCGATTCAAATCGTCGATCGCCGCGGCGATCTCCCGCGCCGCGCCATCGCCCTGAACTTTGACCGGCCGAATCACCACGCGGCGATCGGGATAGCGATCGCGGATGATGCGCAGCATATCGTGCACCGCCGCGCCTTTGTCGGAAGTGACAATGCCGATGGTGTTGGGCAAAG is a window from the Deltaproteobacteria bacterium genome containing:
- the xseA gene encoding exodeoxyribonuclease VII large subunit, encoding MPRSSSTETDLPLFAAITRKSLTISELNEQIKGSLEKRFDGLWVAGEISNFKAAPSGHFYFTLKDDKSQLSAVMFRRQGSLLRFTPQSGLAVLCFGRVSLYTVRGDLQLYVDDMEPQGQGALALAFEQLKNKLAAEGLFGPERKRDLPSLPNTIGIVTSDKGAAVHDMLRIIRDRYPDRRVVIRPVKVQGDGAAREIAAAIDDLNRLGGVDVMIVGRGGGSLEDLWAFNEEIVARAIFASEVPVVSAVGHEVDFTIADFVADRRAPTPTAAAEMVVPRKADLIDQVELLQEQLLKNIEFKLLTLREACAGLAKRLADPGRKLRENQQRLDELSIDLLRRFQEKLRQFKDRLAQGAGRLAALSPLAVLERGYSIAHKLPGERIVKDGAELALGDRLRITFAQGKALCRVEGKE